Proteins co-encoded in one Nicotiana sylvestris chromosome 7, ASM39365v2, whole genome shotgun sequence genomic window:
- the LOC138874096 gene encoding uncharacterized protein, with amino-acid sequence MEKDCFSFVRKYHQCQVHGDLIHAPPTELHPMSAPWPTVAWGMDVIGLIEPKALIGHRFILVAIDYLTKWVEAVTLKLVTKRVVVDFVHSNLICRCRIPSTIITNNAAKLNSHLMEDLPFALLGYRTTMRTSVGATPYLLVYVTEAVIPAEVEIPSLRTIVETEIEDSEWVKTRLEQLTLIYEKRMAAVYHGQLYQQRMARAYNKKV; translated from the exons ATGGAGAAAGACTGTTTCAGTTTCGTCCGGAAATATCATCAGTGCCAGgtgcatggagatctgattcatgcacctccaacAGAGCTACATCCTATGTCAGCGCCGTGGCCTACTGTCGcctggggtatggacgtcattggtctgATTGAGCCGAAAGCCTTAAttgggcacagattcatattggtcgctatcgactacttaacaaaatgggttgaagctgtcactctcaaattgGTCACTAAGAGAGTCGTGGtagattttgtgcattcaaatcttatctgtcgttgcCGTATTCCTTCAACTATCATCACAAATAATGCGGCAAagctgaatagtcacttgatggaggat ttaccttttgccttgctgggatatcgcactacaatGCGCACATCAGTAGgcgcaaccccatacttgttggtttatgTGACCGAAGCTgtgataccggcagaggtagaaattccttcgctccggACCATTGTCGAAACAGagattgaagatagcgagtgggttaagactcgattggagcagttgaccttAATTTACGAAAAACGAATGGCTGCGGTCtatcacgggcagttgtaccaacaaagaatggcccgtgcttacaacaagaaggtgtga